One genomic region from Sphingobacterium multivorum encodes:
- a CDS encoding PcfJ domain-containing protein, with protein sequence MKPRTKLHHQVIGLAGDIPALTNEQRYWAFENCIKHVGYRTKSNKISCLSCGHIFQGVQIVPKLECPCCNRELTIEDTRKRKDMQRSMMAIITTHKGFQVNRYFEIYCYHKSGEAPNFNIWEVSQQWMNEDGKTTIFGKQRNLSWYHDTFSGYNEIRNWDKYRGKYDLYPAKVYPKMKIIPILKRNGFKKNFHGLSPYQMFYGLIKDCKAETLIKAKQYSLLRGRLGEKKIVVERFWDSIKIAIRNNYTVKDAGMWLDQLSLLSHLRKDLRSPKYVCSVNLILDHQRTIRKHEEIRRREALEAKKRDMEESQKKYEKEKSKYFDLVFASGDITIVPLRSVSEFVEEGDRFHHCVFSGGYYRKKDSLVLSARIKGKPVETVEVDLTNFKILQSRGLQNKATNHHDAIVNILNSNMYQIKKRQRKFEKRV encoded by the coding sequence CTTAACTAATGAACAAAGGTATTGGGCTTTTGAAAACTGTATAAAGCATGTCGGTTATAGAACCAAATCAAATAAAATTTCGTGCTTGAGTTGTGGGCATATTTTCCAAGGAGTGCAAATTGTACCAAAATTGGAATGTCCTTGTTGTAATCGTGAACTTACAATAGAAGACACACGAAAGAGAAAGGACATGCAAAGAAGTATGATGGCTATAATCACCACTCATAAGGGATTTCAGGTTAATAGATACTTTGAGATTTACTGTTATCACAAATCTGGAGAAGCGCCTAATTTCAATATTTGGGAAGTTTCTCAACAATGGATGAACGAAGACGGGAAAACAACCATCTTTGGAAAGCAAAGGAATCTTTCCTGGTATCATGATACATTTTCAGGGTATAATGAAATTAGAAATTGGGACAAATATAGAGGTAAATATGATCTGTATCCAGCTAAGGTATATCCCAAAATGAAAATTATCCCCATCTTAAAACGTAACGGATTTAAAAAGAATTTCCATGGTTTGAGCCCATATCAAATGTTTTATGGATTAATTAAAGATTGTAAAGCAGAAACTCTTATAAAAGCTAAACAATATAGTTTGCTCCGTGGAAGATTGGGAGAAAAAAAAATTGTCGTGGAACGTTTTTGGGATTCTATTAAAATAGCTATCCGTAATAATTACACAGTAAAAGATGCAGGTATGTGGCTGGATCAGCTCAGTTTACTTTCTCATCTTAGAAAAGATCTTAGAAGTCCTAAATACGTTTGTTCAGTTAATCTAATATTGGATCATCAAAGAACGATTAGAAAACATGAAGAAATCAGAAGGCGCGAAGCTCTAGAGGCCAAAAAGAGAGATATGGAAGAAAGTCAGAAAAAGTATGAGAAGGAAAAGAGTAAATACTTCGACTTAGTATTTGCATCTGGAGATATTACTATCGTTCCTCTCCGTTCTGTCTCGGAGTTTGTTGAAGAAGGAGACCGTTTTCATCATTGTGTTTTTTCTGGTGGTTATTATAGGAAGAAAGACTCTTTGGTCTTGTCTGCACGAATTAAAGGGAAACCTGTAGAAACTGTCGAAGTGGATCTTACTAATTTTAAAATCCTTCAATCTCGGGGATTACAAAACAAAGCAACTAATCATCATGATGCAATTGTAAATATATTGAATAGTAATATGTACCAGATTAAAAAGCGCCAACGGAAATTTGAGAAGAGAGTTTGA